From the genome of Acropora palmata chromosome 4, jaAcrPala1.3, whole genome shotgun sequence, one region includes:
- the LOC141878303 gene encoding protein bark beetle-like → MISVHFSPFINSKGIIVDSKNQTEKNSSDRHPRKDLGGYISNHVRLESNSTLYLASSNIIILSNASLTVTPGVEIQFGRSASIVVFGSLFALGTAERRVKFTVLKKAIKKLPVPVRLIGGKYPWIGHLEVAHSGIWAPAAVCVNDTGSLRWNDAAVVCRQLGYESAWLLTWVEDPSNTRAWHFNFSCFGSETDISKCPITFEKIKCNHSYNVMILCRGGLPWGNVRFMRDSADSIASGISILEHLDIEHCGYRSGQHAPAVQAIHYVPKINHLRVVNCSSGGLKVLYPEKEFKVAKSSLINTGGNGTEIVGAKSSVTFENIISVNNENGVTFTDTDAKNLEGLFDGQICLCAKTVVVNLTRDEMFFFFKVPNIDAANPTINCKKVILTDPGYTLSFKLLVQQRNQYLRVIDPAGRASIQTNYREERQRLEDQLILPWNRATIILSGYYDGEVLLHVRRVRADDIPCTFEEYACSWQNYPKTTFQGNTLNANWLLTYSSYYHYAETDHTFSTRRNGRYMLHGGRYYNRRAYAAFMSPPVTKENNTCFFVFYYKTGRSGHAELSVLLEEIHKNTTTNGTYSTLLWTTNRTVTNWKRQIISLPPMSQKYTIVFLGYYKSFSYTQHSYVAVDDVQLISCDASRRFVRYRVTDSTVSGNRGHGISFKSTETKSSVFQIERSKITKNGLRATAGKTSLEGIHLNATNQVFTITNSYIAENKNGGIYAELQKQDIPIALSHTNHIHGNTIEHNRGKALFLQGKSGQPSNVKLTNKYVSFNLGKSLQAKATTQTVCKLSNLFVLLQANFFYNNSGQYIVEFDGSQSSLRFINNTLLRNRGLGDNYGVTFLCNGAAEMHGNVLQNPNNRYQISTTLQRIPLTVNATLNWWGESTLNLVSSLIMDKTADYRLSLTVVFNPFLHLPPRKSVSVSCPPEWMIEGELCYLYKGVAFTYKEAEEYCENYGGFVMDVASVANRRLVQRLRSREEESLLTWEKQMPTLWTTKAFSVNSDRCFTVNNTGEIEESDCDRRHPFVCTRRPGKTSSSRPQTDASSTPFTLTTPKTSTPNQKPEKPSYISEFTNPATDPVTSTRFTSPTRLVSSPFSEEATKSSQKSKHFMVIGLSAFGGVLMRVILALIIMKVVCRRKVYPTVDCEQTELKDEIHVNKAFEMSDMSAKT, encoded by the exons ATGATTTCAGTGCACTTCTCCCCTTTTATTAACTCAAAAGGAATTATTGTAGATAGCAAGAATCAAACAGAAAAGAATTCCTCCGACAGACACCCCAGGAAGGACTTAGGTGGTTACATCTCGAACCATGTCAGACTTGAAAGCAATTCCACCCTTTATTTGGCTTCTTctaatattatcattttgtCGAATGCATCACTAACAGTTACACCTGGCGTGGAGATTCAGTTTGGTCGAAGTGCCAGCATTGTGGTTTTTGGCTCACTGTTTGCTCTCGGTACAGCAGAGCGCCGGGTGAAATTTACCGTCCTTAAGAAAGCGATAAAGAAACTCCCAGTTCCAGTTCGTTTGATTGGTGGAAAATACCCTTGGATAGGGCACCTAGAGGTTGCACACAGCGGCATTTGGGCGCCAGCTGCAGTCTGTGTTAACGATACTGGTTCGCTGAGATGGAATGACGCTGCAGTTGTTTGTAGACAGCTTGGTTACGAATCAGCATGGTTACTCACATGGGTAGAAGACCCATCCAATACCCGGGCATGgcattttaatttcagttgctTTGGAAGTGAAACAGACATTAGTAAATGTCcaattacttttgaaaaaatcAAATGTAATCATTCTTACAATGTCATGATACTCTGCAGGGGAGGCCTCCCTTGGGGTAATGTACGATTCATGCGGGATAGCGCAGACTCAATCGCCTCTGGTATTTCAATATTGGAGCACTTGGACATTGAGCACTGTGGATATAGAAGCGGACAACATGCCCCAGCCGTCCAAGCTATTCATTATGTTCCGAAGATTAATCATTTACGTGTTGTGAATTGCTCTTCAGGGGGTCTGAAAGTTCTATATCCTGAAAAAGAATTCAAGGTGGCAAAAAGCTCCTTAATTAACACTGGGGGAAATGGAACAGAAATTGTAGGCGCTAAAAGCAgtgtaacttttgaaaatatcatCTCTGTCAATAACGAAAACGGGGTAACGTTTACCGACACAGACGCGAAAAACCTTGAAGGACTTTTTGATGGTCAAATTTGTTTGTGCGCTAAGACTGTCGTTGTTAACTTAACAAGagatgaaatgttttttttctttaaagtgcCGAACATAGACGCTGCAAATCCAACGATTAACTGTAAAAAAGTTATCCTCACAGACCCAGGTTACACGTTATCATTCAAGTTGTTAGTTCAGCAAAGAAATCAGTACTTGAGAGTCATTGACCCTGCTGGACGTGCCAGTATCCAAACAAACTACAGAGAAGAGCGTCAACGCTTAGAAGATCAACTCATACTGCCTTGGAATCGTGCAACGATTATTCTGAGCGGTTACTATGATGGTGAAGTACTTTTACATGTGAGGAGGGTTAGAGCTGATG ATATCCCCTGCACGtttgaggaatatgcatgtaGCTGGCAAAACTACCCCAAAACGACTTTTCAGGGAAACACCTTAAACGCCAACTGGCTTCTCACCTATTCCAGTTATTATCACTATGCTGAAACTGACCATACATTTTCTACACGCCGAAATG GCCGATACATGCTCCATGGCGGCCGTTACTACAACAGAAGAGCGTACGCTGCGTTTATGAGCCCACCTGTCACGAAAGAGAACAACACgtgtttctttgtcttttattacaaGACCGGGAGAAGCGGACATGCAGAGCTCTCTGTGCTACTGGAAGAAATCCACAAAAATACCACCACAAATGGAACTTATAGTACACTGTTGTGGACCACGAATCGAACGGTCACCAACTGGAAAAGGCAAATAATAAGTCTTCCTCCGATGAGCCAAAAGTACACCATAGTATTTCTGGGTTACTACAAGTCTTTTTCGTATACGCAGCACAGCTATGTTGCAGTGGATGATGTACAGTTGATAAGCTGTGATGCAT CACGGCGTTTCGTAAGATATCGTGTTACTGACAGCACTGTCAGCGGAAATCGTGGTCACGGAATTAGTTTCAAGTCAACTGAAACTAAAAGCAGTGTTTTCCAAATAGAACGATCCAAAATAACCAAGAATGGGTTACGGGCTACAGCTGGCAAAACATCACTGGAAGGTATTCATCTCAACGCAACAAATCAAGTGTTTACAATTACCAACAGTTACATAGCTGAGAATAAAAATGGAGGCATATATGCCGAATTGCAGAAGCAAGATATTCCGATAGCCCTATCTCACACCAACCACATTCATGGAAATACCATTGAACATAACAGGGGCAAAGCATTGTTCTTGCAGGGAAAGTCTGGGCAGCCCTCCAACGTTAAGCTGACGAATAAGTATGTTTCTTTCAACTTGGGAAAGAGTTTGCAAGCAAAAGCGACCACACAAACCGTTTGTAAGTTGTCCAATCTTTTCGTCCTACTTCAAGCAAATTTCTTCTATAACAACAGTGGTCAATATATCGTGGAATTTGATGGTAGTCAATCAAGCCTTAGGTTTATCAATAACACCTTGCTTAGAAACCGCGGATTAGGAGACAACTATGGCGTGACTTTCCTCTGTAACGGAGCAGCTGAGATGCACGGCAACGTCTTACAAAATCCTAACAACCGTTACCAGATTAGTACAACACTTCAAAGGATTCCTTTAACAGTCAATGCCACTTTAAACTGGTGGGGAGAAAGTACTCTAAATTTAGTCTCATCCCTAATAATGGATAAAACTGCAGACTACAGATTATCCCTAACAGTCGTCTTCAACCCGTTCCTACACTTGCCGCCAAGGAAGTCCGTCTCAG tttcgtGTCCACCAGAATGGATGATAGAAGGTGAACTTTGCTATCTTTACAAGGGAGTTGCTTTTACATATAAAGAGGCTGAGGAATACTGTGAG AACTATGGTGGATTTGTAATGGATGTGGCATCAGTCGCGAACAGACGACTAGTGCAGCGTCTAAGATCTAGAGAGGAAGAGTCTTTGCTTACTTGGGAAAAACAAATGCCTACATTGTGGACTACGAAGGCATTTTCG GTCAATAGTGACAGATGCTTTACAGTAAATAACACTGGAGAAATTGAGGAATCTGACTGTGATAGACGTCATCCATTTGTTTGTACAAGACGACCAG GAAAAACGAGCTCCAGTCGGCCGCAGACAGATGCCTCTTCCACTCCGTTCACGCTCACAACACCGAAGACTTCAACTCCAAACCAGAAGCCAGAGAAGCCAAGTTATATTTCTGAGTTTACAAATCCGGCTACGGATCCAG
- the LOC141878305 gene encoding uncharacterized protein LOC141878305, producing MENEDVHPRLTISSSRFLNNSNSGVAVNNLIGQTKIFNTVFMGNGFGVHINKINGGLSFFSTTFLYNRKHGIYIGNVTGSVTFRSVNSSRNHGSGIAVEKGSLSFLMSLCEASKNQVHGSKIYNQISSNINISGLEVYESGRKGLHFRDFSEDSCILISNLTSFRNREDGAFFEKLSIKQLSVSTSSFDENYYHGLLAEKVVSANVAFWRASTSKNYNNGLFFQNGKGNISLESWSSLGNNNNGLYLTVQEGKLQLKNCFIDGNKRNGIKLIDGQYAKLQSFDFYNSVVSENENYGILINVYLYNYYQTKNYSLIFMNSTIANNSNGGILVYPYCSYGYNRFIRHVQLTFTENKVNGNQNDGVNVRSPGIYGLEALLRGNTFENNTGSSLKVTDTHNCPYRNYMPVHVHVLSNTFRKNKGDQVIFVNYGRLQDRRFAIVRNNIFNDNEVPETFSTRYIRIKTHAVVTLKEGNFTVEKNFFDNPSYPHDIATYLQERNRMISAKQNWWSTQDECKIKKRIFDFEDRLDLARIKYYPFLASSDFTNLSFHIGVRPFCFLIGNQLGGILDQSLTLSKRNTSFEVISDVTVLSNGSLTIEGNVTLEFPLQAVFFVQGQVVIKGTDHEKVRFIPKRPTQREIRLVDGVGPWDGRLEILLNDTWMSVCGSPYVRNYLPAVACKQLGYESSSSSYRYKNGREETFLRNVICDTDKISNITSCRRERWASHATCSPYVLYVHCDTPYWAGVHLGFAAKKSVVQNLDIAYAGFSYRNDRSVPGIAFRVDHSHHNIIGVLINNSANVGLQVVYSRAFKVDDFDIERLTIMKSFSDGTRVQSPFLKLTKTDVVKARNEGFLFQGPSWRVINKEVLELADPKVMKYVNLCTENVTMLNKSNLHYYVVVLADVTRNCQGVIQVPEDLRIELQLIYKRTYTNFNVYSGTNISSNTPWEITPSPICHSWVSNSSSIFLRSSS from the exons ATGGAAAATGAAG ATGTTCACCCACGTCTTACAATATCAAGCAGCCGTTTCCTTAACAACTCCAATTCTGGTGTGGCAGTCAACAATCTTATTGGCCAAACCAAGATATTTAACACGGTTTTCATGGGAAATGGCTTCGGTGTACacatcaataaaataaacggtggtttatctttcttttcaacGACGTTTCTATATAATAGAAAGCATGGCATTTACATAGGAAATGTTACAGGATCCGTCACATTTCGTTCTGTGAATTCTTCAAGAAACCATGGTTCAGGAATTGCAGTTGAAAAAGGGTCGCTTTCCTTTCTGATGTCTCTTTGTGAAGCGTCCAAAAATCAAGTCCATGGTTCGAAAATTTACAATCAGATTAGCtcaaatataaatatttctGGCTTGGAAGTATACGAAAGTGGCCGGAAAGGCCTACATTTTCGTGACTTTTCCGAAGATTCCTGCATCTTGATTTCAAACTTAACTTCATTTAGAAACAGAGAAGATGGGGCTTTTTTCGAAAAGCTATCAATCAAGCAACTCAGCGTTTCGACTTCCTCTTTTGACGAGAATTACTATCACGGACTTTTGGCTGAAAAAGTTGTGTCAGCCAATGTCGCGTTTTGGAGAGCTTCCActtctaaaaactacaacaacGGCTTATTCTTCCAGAAcggaaaaggcaacattagcCTAGAATCTTGGTCCTCGCTcggtaacaacaacaatgggTTGTACTTAACTGTTCAAGAAGGAAAACTGCAGCttaaaaactgttttattGACGGGAACAAACGAAATGGAATAAAACTGATAGACGGTCAATATGCTAAActccaatcattcgatttttATAACAGCGTCGTCtcggaaaatgaaaactacgGCATTCTTATTAACGTCTACCTGTACAATTACTACCAAACGAAAAACTATTCTTTAATTTTCATGAATAGTACCATCGCTAACAACTCCAATGGTGGAATTCTCGTTTATCCTTATTGTAGTTACGGGTACAATAGATTTATCAGACACGTTCAACTGACGTTCACTGAAAACAAGGTAAATGGAAACCAAAATGATGGCGTGAATGTTCGTAGTCCCGGAATTTATGGGCTAGAAGCCTTGTTAAGAGGAAAtacatttgaaaacaacacaGGCAGCTCTTTGAAAGTGACAGACACTCACAATTGTCCTTACCGGAACTATATGCCTGTTCACGTCCACGTCCTGTCCAACACTTTCAGAAAGAATAAAGGTGACCAGGTAATCTTTGTGAACTATGGGCGTCTACAAGATAGGCGTTTTGCCATTGTTAGAAACAACATTTTTAACGACAACGAAGTTCCAGAAACATTTTCAACGAGATATATTCGTATAAAAACGCACGCCGTTGTAACCTTAAAAGAAGGAAACTTTACAGtagagaaaaatttctttgacaaTCCTTCTTATCCTCATGATATTGCAACATATCTTCAAGAACGTAACCGCATGATCAGCGCCAAACAGAACTGGTGGAGTACCCAAGACGAATGCaagataaagaaaagaatttttgaCTTCGAGGATCGACTAGACCTAGCTCGGATTAAGTATTATCCTTTTTTGGCCTCATCTGATTTTACAAACCTGTCATTCCATATAGGCGTTAGACCCTTCTGCTTCCTTATAGGAAATCAGTTAGGGGGAATATTAGATCAATCCCTGACGCTTTCCAAAAGGAATACAAGCTTCGAAGTCATTAGTGATGTTACTGTACTTTCTAACGGATCTCTCACGATTGAAGGAAACGTTACCTTGGAATTTCCACTTCAGGCCGTCTTTTTTGTACAAGGTCAAGTTGTTATCAAAGGTACAGACCATGAAAAAGTGAGATTTATTCCGAAAAGGCCAACGCAGAGAGAAATAAGGCTTGTCGATGGTGTAGGTCCATGGGATGGAAGGCTTGAAATATTACTCAATGACACGTGGATGTCAGTTTGTGGATCCCCTTATGTTCGAAACTATTTGCCTGCGGTTGCATGCAAACAGCTTGGATACGAATCAAGTTCATCCAGTTATCGATATAAAAATGGAAGAGAGGAAACGTTTCTGCGCAATGTAATTTGTGACACTGATAAAATTAGCAACATTACAAGTTGCAGAAGGGAGAGGTGGGCATCACACGCAACATGCTCACCTTATGTCCTTTATGTTCACTGCGATACTCCTTACTGGGCAGGTGTTCACCTTGGTTTCGCTGCAAAGAAAAGCGTAGTTCAGAACTTGGACATTGCCTATGCCGGCTTTTCTTACAGAAATGACCGAAGTGTCCCTGGTATTGCTTTCAGAGTGGATCATAGTCATCATAATATCATTGGTGTTCTCATAAATAATTCGGCAAATGTTGGCTTGCAAGTTGTTTACTCACGGGCGTTTAAGGTAGATGACTTTGACATTGAGAGATTGACCATTATGAAGAGCTTTTCTGACGGAACTCGAGTACAATCTCCTTTTCTTAAACTTACAAAAACGGATGTTGTGAAGGCCCGTAATGAAGGGTTTCTATTCCAAGGGCCAAGTTGGAGAGTAATTAACAAGGAGGTATTGGAGCTTGCTGATCCTAAGGTTATGAAATACGTTAATCTCTGCACTGAAAACGTTACCATGCTGAATAAGAGCAACCTACACTACTACGTGGTGGTATTAGCGGACGTGACTCGCAATTGCCAGGGTGTAATTCAAGTTCCTGAAGACTTAAGAATCGAATTACAGCTTATATATAAACGGACATACACAAACTTTAACGTTTACAGTGGAACTAACATTTCATCAAATACTCCATGGGAGATAACACCATCACCAATTTGTCATTCCTGGGTTTCAAATTCAAGCTCCATTTTTCTAAGAAGCTCATCTTAG
- the LOC141878308 gene encoding protein bark beetle-like yields MMLTSLLFLCIFNFGLVSCENQNKTFTEVKGNKTFHNINGTLNTNKTLTRADSPYLVTSDLVVPKNVSLTVEAGVDVLFLPEVGVHVYGTLYAKGTHSQAIRFQAIRCNETAFCNNINSTASQYMNPGIRLANGTSYNKGRLELKWSGRRGTVCDSYWDDKDTEVACRQLGFLGAKRHYRHPGSGTIWLKNVGCKGNENTLLSCSSYGMGNVWGCGHYQDVGIECDTLLPFLENAVYWKGITFTPNNSSDEESRLYLENVLIALAVQGITAVKKAPELAKVTVTDCVTGILMENLENPLVIADTNILRSKTSGVNVTNSEGPVTIENVTVQNTSHGDGLVFRHNIDTMDFCSNISQLPSFLLVFNASGATFCSKIF; encoded by the exons ATGATGCTCACATCGCTTTTGTTTCTGTGTATCTTCAACTTTGGCCTCGTTTCCTGCGAAAATCAGAACAAGACGTTTACTGAAGTCAAAGGAAACAAGACTTTTCATAACATCAACGGCACTCTAAACACTAATAAGACACTTACTCGCGCAGATAGCCCATATCTGGTCACAAGTGACCTAGTTGTTCCTAAAAATGTATCACTTACTGTGGAGGCTGGTGTTGACGTTCTTTTCCTACCTGAAGTCGGTGTTCACGTTTATGGAACTCTATACGCAAAGGGAACGCACTCTCAGGCTATCCGCTTCCAAGCGATCCGGTGTAACGAAACAGCGTTCTGCAACAACATAAACTCAACTGCGAGTCAGTACATGAATCCTGGAATACGATTGGCTAATGGTACGTCGTATAATAAAGGTCGTTTGGAATTGAAATGGAGCGGGCGGCGGGGAACAGTTTGTGATAGTTACTGGGATGATAAAGATACTGAAGTGGCTTGCAGGCAACTTGGCTTTCTAGGAGCAAAAAGACATTATCGTCACCCTGGAAGTGGCACTATCTGGCTTAAAAATGTTGGATGCAAAGGAAACGAGAATACCCTTTTGAGCTGTAGTAGCTATGGGATGGGTAATGTATGGGGATGCG GACACTACCAAGACGTCGGAATAGAGTGCGACACTCTGCTCCCTTTTCTTGAAAACGCTGTTTATTGGAAAGGAATAACATTTACGCCAAATAATTCGTCTGACGAAGAAAGCCGCCTGTACCTGGAAAATGTGCTCATAGCTCTTGCTGTTCAAGGAATAACGGCCGTGAAAAAGGCACCAGAATTAGCAAAAGTCACAGTTACTGACTGCGTCACCGGAATATTGATGGAAAACCTTGAAAATCCGCTAGTCATCGCCGACACAAACATCTTAAGGAGCAAAACCAGTGGTGTAAACGTAACCAACTCAGAAGGACCCGTCACAATTGAGAATGTAACGGTTCAGAATACAAGCCATGGAGATGGACTTGTTTTTAGGCACAATATCGACACCATGGACTTTTGCTCAAACATTTCACAACTGCCCTCATTTCTCTTAGTTTTCAATGCATCTGGAGCCACGTTTTGCAGCAAG aTATTTTGA
- the LOC141879516 gene encoding uncharacterized protein LOC141879516, translating to MRLQYIFADSAGKPHPFHVKSNWQPPPQPSVALENYLERTKFEIASIPFSNEKDNLSAKQREALKTLSANKEINLKKADKGTTTVIMDTRQKIQEGLEQVSNKNFYKPLETPIVSSTMAKVGNIVKTLFDNGHIDNMTYKWLSSGQKPPRIPEFYTLTKIHKNTPVGRPIVSGSSGPTERISSFVDSLLQPIAQKQESYIKDTTHFINFIENTPLPDGAVLATFDVCSLYTNIPQEEGIEVVCQYYQEHYQSKTPIPTQSLGDLMRLILKENSFKFNDKHYLQTHGIALGTKMAVAFAVIFMTHIEKQLLANSPHKPLIWKRFIDDIFSVWTLPEGEINNFVEFANSFHTTIKFTHEMSSEKIVFLDTEVFKGPRFITDKILDVQTHFKPTETFQYTHFSSCHPLSVKKGFVKGEALRLLRTNSVKESFEFKKLQFLTRLLERRYPKSFAEDILTEIKFSMRDTALRNKPKTSKKIIPFVTTFNPATPNLKKILIKHWHLIAGNHNLAQIFKNPPMVAYRKDKSLKNYLVRARIPSL from the coding sequence ATGCGCTTACAATATATATTTGCTGACTCAGCAGGCAAGCCCCACCCGTTCCACGTTAAATCAAACTGGCAACCGCCACCACAACCATCAGTGGCACTGGAAAACTATTTGGAACGCACAAAATTTGAGATTGCCTCCATCCCTTTTTCAAACGAAAAAGATAACCTCTCAGCAAAACAAAGGGAAGCCCTGAAAACACTTAGCGCGAACAAAGAGATTAATCTCAAAAAAGCGGACAAGGGGACCACAACTGTCATAATGGATACTAGGCAAAAAATACAAGAAGGTCTAGAACAAGTCTCCAACAAGAATTTCTATAAACCTCTTGAAACACCTATAGTATCCTCAACGATGGCAAAAGTTGGAAATATAGTCAAAACTTTGTTCGATAATGGACACATTGACAATATGACCTACAAATGGCTTTCTTCAGGCCAAAAGCCACCGCGAATACCAGAATTTTACACGCTGAccaaaatacacaaaaacacaCCTGTCGGCCGACCAATTGTTTCTGGTAGCAGTGGCCCAACAGAACGCATCTCCAGTTTTGTTGACTCTCTTTTACAACCGATCGCTCAAAAACAAGAGTCATATATTAAAGACACTACCCACTTTATCAACTTCATTGAAAACACTCCACTTCCCGACGGAGCGGTTCTAGCTACCTTTGACGTTTGTTCACTTTACACTAACATTCCCCAGGAGGAGGGAATCGAAGTTGTTTGTCAATATTACCAAGAGCACTACCAGTCAAAAACACCCATCCCTACACAATCACTAGGGGACCTCATGCGACTGATCCTTAAAGAAAACTCTTTTAAATTCAATGACAAACACTACCTACAAACGCACGGAATAGCTTtgggcacaaaaatggcagtagCTTTCGCCGTCATTTTTATGACgcacattgaaaaacagctACTAGCCAACAGCCCACATAAACCTCTCATCTGGAAGAGATTTATCGATGACATCTTCTCAGTGTGGACCTTACCCGAAGGAGAAATcaacaattttgttgaattcgCCAACTCATTCCACACCACAATTAAATTCACGCATGAAATGTCATCAGAAAAGATCGTTTTCCTTGATACCGAAGTTTTTAAAGGCCCGAGGTTCATTACTGACAAAATCCTTGATGttcaaacacattttaagCCGACGGAAACGTTCCAATATACACACTTCTCCTCATGCCACCCTCTCAGCGTTAAGAAGGGTTTTGTAAAAGGAGAAGCTTTGCGCTTACTAAGAACAAACTCGGTTAAAGAATCCTTtgagtttaagaaattacaATTCTTAACACGGCTTTTAGAACGACGCTACCCCAAAAGCTTCGCCGAGGATATCCTAACCGAAATAAAATTCTCAATGCGCGATACGGCTTTACGAAACAAACCTAAAACATCCAAGAAAATTATCCCTTTCGTCACCACTTTCAATCCTGCTACACCAAACCTTAAAAAGATCCTTATAAAACACTGGCATCTTATAGCAGGCAACCACAATCTCGcgcaaatattcaaaaatCCCCCAATGGTTGCTTATCGGAAGGACAAATCTCTGAAAAACTATCTTGTCAGAGCAAGAATTCCTTCACTTTAA
- the LOC141879183 gene encoding short-chain-enoyl-CoA hydratase-like → MAYEGYTTFKVEIKDAIAWVTFDFPPVNVQGKPMLDDLNRLAEALESDRSVKVVVFQSAHPDIFVCHADIDMLCEIPASERSIVDPLLYLQEVLQRISELPQATIAKVEGMARGGGHEFMLACDMRFAARGKAVFMQMEVGMGIVPCGGGTQRMARQVGMGRAMEIILGAHDFDADLAERYGTINRALDPDEIGPFVEELASRIAKFPAGSITACKRCVLSAVETPIGEGLKIEAYQLGQAMSQTPAAKRFAYAKEQGIQNDLKNQKNWDKGVMDIQSVQ, encoded by the coding sequence ATGGCTTACGAAGGATACACAACTTTTAAGGTAGAGATTAAAGATGCCATCGCCTGGGTCACATTTGATTTTCCACCAGTAAATGTCCAAGGGAAGCCCATGCTTGATGATCTCAATCGTTTGGCCGAGGCCTTGGAATCTGATCGTTCTGTGAAAGTTGTGGTGTTTCAGTCTGCTCATCCAGATATATTTGTCTGTCATGCTGATATCGATATGCTGTGTGAGATCCCAGCCAGTGAACGTTCCATTGTTGACCCTTTGTTATACCTGCAAGAGGTGTTGCAGCGAATCAGTGAACTCCCCCAAGCTACAATCGCCAAAGTGGAGGGAATGGCACGTGGTGGCGGTCACGAATTTATGTTGGCTTGCGACATGCGTTTCGCTGCTCGAGGGAAGGCTGTGTTTATGCAGATGGAAGTGGGGATGGGCATTGTGCCGTGTGGTGGTGGAACACAGCGCATGGCGCGCCAAGTCGGTATGGGTCGGGCCATGGAGATCATTCTCGGGGCTCATGACTTCGATGCTGACCTGGCAGAGCGCTATGGAACTATCAACCGAGCTTTGGACCCTGACGAGATCGGGCCGTTTGTAGAAGAGTTGGCCAGTCGTATTGCAAAGTTTCCGGCTGGTTCAATTACGGCCTGCAAGCGATGCGTTTTGAGTGCTGTGGAGACTCCAATTGGAGAAGGGTTGAAGATCGAGGCCTATCAGCTTGGACAAGCCATGTCGCAGACCCCTGCTGCTAAAAGGTTTGCCTATGCAAAAGAACAAGGTATCCAGAATGAtctgaaaaatcaaaagaattgGGACAAGGGAGTAATGGATATTCAGTCTGTGCAATAA